AATACCTCTAAAGAACTGCTTTATTTCGTTAGTACCATTGCCATTTTTATTGACTTTACAATCAATAGTATCACTTATATAAGTATTAAAAGTCTTATTACTTGCTTTTTTTGTTTTTTATCTTCTAAGAAATTATAGGCAGTAGTAAAAGCATTAGCCAATTCTTTTTGTTTTTGTGTATCTTTTGAAAGCCAGTTAAAAAAACCTGTGCACTTATTTTTATTGTCTTTACATTTACCAACTTGAGAAAGTAGTTTATCAATTACTTTCTCAAATGCGTTCCTAAGTG
Above is a genomic segment from Borrelia hermsii DAH containing:
- a CDS encoding Mlp family lipoprotein — protein: MSDTIDCKVNKNGNGTNEIKQFFRGILNDIFTKDNSEEMFECLKKRASMY
- a CDS encoding Mlp family lipoprotein produces the protein MSILPTETQLHSSSKGALDNLQKKTDKAIKKKVITLTIDEQQKFDSLRNAFEKVIDKLLSQVGKCKDNKNKCTGFFNWLSKDTQKQKELANAFTTAYNFLEDKKQKKQVIRLLILI